One part of the Paenibacillus silvisoli genome encodes these proteins:
- a CDS encoding response regulator transcription factor codes for MRPHILVVDDDDKITSLLRRSLAFEGYEVATANNGLEGLRQMLSSDPDLLILDVMMPQVDGWEVCRRVREGGSTVPIMMLTAKDDINDRVRGLDLGADDYLVKPFALEELLARVRALLRRKSDKLEDSSSRLQFEDLTLDLDSREAIRGGRRFDLTAKEFDLLQLLMQNPRRVLTRDAIMDKIWGFDYSGESNVLEVYIAMLRQKTEDGKLPRLIQTVRGTGYVLRGEGG; via the coding sequence ATGAGACCGCATATATTAGTAGTAGATGACGACGATAAAATCACTTCGCTGCTTCGGAGAAGCCTTGCGTTCGAGGGCTACGAGGTGGCGACGGCGAATAACGGCCTTGAAGGGCTGAGGCAAATGCTTTCGAGCGACCCGGATCTGCTCATTCTCGACGTTATGATGCCGCAGGTGGACGGTTGGGAAGTATGCCGGCGCGTTCGCGAAGGCGGAAGCACGGTTCCGATCATGATGCTGACCGCGAAGGACGATATCAACGACCGCGTTCGCGGACTTGATCTGGGGGCGGACGATTACCTGGTCAAGCCGTTTGCGCTTGAGGAATTGCTCGCTCGCGTGCGCGCGCTGCTGCGCCGCAAATCCGATAAGCTCGAGGATAGCTCGAGCCGCTTGCAATTCGAGGATTTGACGCTGGATCTCGATTCCCGCGAAGCGATTCGCGGCGGACGGCGGTTTGATCTGACGGCAAAGGAATTCGATCTGCTGCAGCTGCTCATGCAAAATCCGCGCAGAGTGCTGACCCGCGATGCGATCATGGACAAAATCTGGGGCTTCGACTACAGCGGCGAATCGAACGTGCTCGAGGTTTATATCGCCATGCTGCGCCAGAAAACCGAGGATGGCAAGCTGCCCCGCCTGATCCAAACCGTTCGCGGCACCGGATACGTGCTGAGAGGCGAGGGAGGCTGA
- a CDS encoding sensor histidine kinase, translated as MSIRLRLTLWYSVILAVTLVAFGVAIYFFVNYNTYKEMKVKIEQQVNAINITSTLDMFGNYQTPSFVIGDEELFIQVDNYMNGVVKTTSNLRRIDLQFPKPSLKEINDSYEGFEHIKAGPYPFLVYRHILKQNNEVFGLLQVAAYSGREEKFLTELKTTLISSLIIVVLIAFTIGLFLARKALRPIEDVITATNQIQNGSDLSVRIPREGPPNDELGRLTDTLNGMLGRIETTYNGLNEAYKAQRRFVSDASHELRTPLTTIRGNIELLERMWLPTLAPGADSQADDAELQHLSEKERSRIALTRESMLDIAGEAKRMSSLVNDLLALARADAGYEMEKSVQPLLPLVEDVARKAQLLPRKAEWKIGNLSAIENVEVVAHADFLRQLFFIFVENAFKYTPSGSVELRAIRSGDQAGIIIKDTGIGMDHDQVPHIFERFYRADESRGETSGTGLGLSIAKWIIDEHGGSVEVSTRAGAGTTFVVWLPIAFHEMSNEV; from the coding sequence ATGTCGATCCGGTTGAGACTTACGCTTTGGTATTCCGTCATTCTCGCGGTCACGCTCGTCGCGTTTGGCGTTGCGATTTATTTTTTCGTCAATTACAACACGTACAAAGAAATGAAGGTCAAGATCGAGCAGCAGGTCAATGCGATCAACATTACGTCGACCTTGGATATGTTCGGCAATTATCAGACGCCGTCCTTCGTCATCGGGGACGAGGAGCTGTTTATCCAAGTCGATAATTACATGAACGGCGTGGTCAAGACGACATCGAATTTGCGCCGAATCGATCTGCAGTTCCCGAAGCCTTCTTTAAAAGAAATCAACGACAGCTACGAAGGCTTCGAGCATATTAAAGCCGGCCCTTATCCGTTTCTGGTATACAGGCATATTTTGAAGCAGAACAATGAAGTGTTCGGTTTGCTGCAGGTGGCGGCTTACTCCGGCCGCGAAGAGAAGTTCCTGACCGAGCTGAAGACGACGCTCATCTCATCGTTGATCATTGTCGTGCTGATCGCTTTCACGATCGGCTTGTTCTTGGCGCGCAAAGCGCTCCGGCCGATCGAGGACGTCATTACGGCGACCAATCAAATTCAGAACGGTTCGGATCTCAGCGTTCGCATTCCGAGAGAAGGCCCGCCGAACGACGAGCTCGGCCGGTTGACCGATACGCTCAACGGCATGCTAGGGCGGATCGAAACAACCTATAACGGCTTGAATGAGGCGTACAAGGCGCAGAGGCGGTTCGTTTCGGATGCTTCGCACGAGCTCCGCACGCCGCTTACTACGATCCGCGGCAACATCGAGCTGCTGGAGCGGATGTGGCTGCCAACGTTGGCGCCTGGCGCAGATTCGCAAGCGGATGATGCCGAGTTGCAGCATCTAAGCGAAAAAGAACGGAGCCGGATCGCGCTGACCCGCGAATCGATGCTGGATATTGCCGGCGAAGCGAAGCGGATGTCGAGCCTGGTCAACGATCTGCTCGCGCTGGCGCGGGCAGATGCCGGCTATGAAATGGAGAAGTCCGTCCAGCCTTTGCTGCCGCTGGTAGAGGACGTTGCGCGCAAGGCGCAGCTGCTTCCAAGAAAAGCCGAATGGAAAATCGGGAACCTAAGCGCCATCGAGAACGTAGAAGTAGTAGCCCATGCCGATTTTCTTCGACAGCTCTTTTTTATTTTCGTGGAAAACGCGTTCAAATACACGCCGAGCGGATCCGTGGAGCTGCGCGCCATCCGGTCCGGCGACCAAGCCGGCATCATCATCAAGGATACCGGAATCGGGATGGATCACGATCAGGTGCCGCACATCTTCGAACGCTTCTATCGCGCCGATGAATCCCGAGGGGAGACGAGCGGTACAGGCTTGGGCTTGTCGATCGCCAAATGGATTATCGATGAGCACGGCGGCTCCGTCGAGGTTTCGACGCGGGCCGGAGCGGGAACGACATTCGTTGTTTGGCTGCCGATTGCTTTCCACGAGATGTCGAATGAAGTATAA
- a CDS encoding 4-hydroxy-3-methylbut-2-enyl diphosphate reductase, giving the protein MEIVKISPRGYCYGVVDAMVLALQTAKNLDLPRPIYILGMIVHNSHVTEAFKQEGIITLDGENRLEILEKITSGTVIFTAHGVSPEVRKRAKDRGLTIVDATCPDVTKTHDLIREKAADGYEVIYIGKKGHPEPEGAIGIAPEHVHLIEREAEIDSLRLTSDKIIITNQTTMSQWDIKHLINKLLVTFPTAEIHNEICLATQVRQEAVAEQAKEAELCIVVGDPRSNNSNRLAQVSEEIAGVPAYRVSDVSEIDRAWLMGKKRVAVTSGASTPTPLTKEVIAYLEQFNDEDSTTWDIQRTVNMDKLLPTVRVKSSL; this is encoded by the coding sequence ATGGAAATTGTTAAAATTTCACCGCGCGGCTATTGTTACGGCGTTGTCGATGCGATGGTGCTGGCGTTGCAGACAGCAAAGAACTTAGACTTGCCGCGGCCGATTTATATTTTGGGCATGATCGTTCATAACAGTCATGTAACGGAAGCGTTCAAGCAAGAGGGCATCATTACGCTCGACGGCGAGAACAGGCTCGAGATTTTGGAGAAGATTACGAGCGGCACGGTCATCTTTACCGCTCACGGCGTATCGCCGGAAGTTCGGAAACGCGCCAAGGATAGAGGCTTAACGATCGTGGACGCGACTTGCCCGGATGTGACGAAGACGCATGATTTGATCCGGGAAAAGGCAGCGGATGGCTATGAAGTCATTTATATCGGTAAAAAAGGGCATCCTGAGCCAGAGGGGGCAATCGGGATTGCGCCCGAGCATGTTCATCTGATCGAACGGGAAGCCGAAATCGACTCTCTTCGGCTGACGAGCGACAAGATTATCATCACGAACCAGACAACCATGTCCCAGTGGGACATTAAGCATTTGATCAATAAGCTGCTCGTGACGTTCCCGACAGCCGAGATTCACAATGAAATTTGCTTGGCGACGCAGGTTCGGCAGGAAGCGGTGGCCGAGCAGGCGAAGGAAGCGGAATTGTGCATCGTCGTCGGCGATCCGAGAAGCAACAATTCGAATCGGCTGGCGCAGGTTTCGGAAGAGATCGCAGGCGTGCCGGCTTATCGCGTCTCCGATGTCTCGGAGATCGACCGTGCTTGGCTGATGGGCAAGAAGCGGGTAGCCGTAACCTCGGGGGCGTCGACGCCGACGCCGCTCACGAAAGAAGTTATCGCGTACTTGGAGCAGTTTAACGACGAAGATTCCACAACGTGGGACATACAGCGGACCGTTAATATGGATAAGTTGCTGCCTACCGTAAGGGTGAAATCGTCGCTTTAG
- a CDS encoding DUF2062 domain-containing protein has protein sequence MKTSGKPRSIKRWLKLKYTQLMRAPGGPSFVALGFAIGIFVEMFTLPTYGLAFFLIFPLIYMMNASLAGALIGFVFGKIIFIPVAFVNSMVGGWVLPNHIRISVPFAPEWLDHMLLVNLKLIVGGIIDGMVLGALFYFPVKMTLRYVANKRKEKRKLRRVAIEVKPVTE, from the coding sequence ATGAAGACTTCAGGTAAACCGCGCTCGATTAAACGTTGGCTTAAGTTGAAATATACGCAGCTCATGCGGGCGCCTGGCGGCCCATCGTTCGTGGCACTCGGATTCGCGATCGGCATTTTCGTAGAGATGTTCACGCTTCCGACCTATGGGCTTGCCTTTTTCTTGATCTTTCCGCTCATCTATATGATGAACGCCAGCTTAGCGGGCGCTTTGATCGGTTTTGTGTTCGGCAAAATTATTTTCATTCCGGTTGCCTTCGTCAATAGTATGGTAGGCGGATGGGTGCTGCCGAATCATATTCGCATATCGGTGCCGTTTGCGCCGGAATGGCTCGACCACATGCTGCTTGTGAATTTGAAGCTCATCGTCGGCGGCATTATTGACGGCATGGTGCTGGGAGCGCTATTCTACTTCCCTGTTAAAATGACGCTGCGCTATGTAGCGAATAAGCGCAAGGAAAAGCGGAAGCTTCGCCGCGTCGCGATCGAAGTGAAGCCTGTAACGGAATAA